From the Candidatus Hydrogenedens sp. genome, the window ATTTGTGGTGGTGAAAATATCCAACCTGAAGAAATTGAAAATTGTATGTTATCCAGTGGATATGTCGAAAAGGCTGTTGTTATACCATTGGACGATGCTGAATATGGAATGATACCTATTGCCTTTGTTGAATTTGCAAAAGGTTATAATGAAGACAAATTAAAATCATATTTAAAAGAGAGAATATCTGGGATTAAAATACCAAGATATTTCTACCCAATCCCAGAGGAATTTAATGTTACAGGTATCAAAGTATCTCGGAAAATATTGCAAAATTACGCTTATAAAAATATAAAAGTAAAGGATTGAAACTATGTTTCGAAGAACATCGGTCAGCCTTATATTTTTCTTGATATTTCTTTCCGTTTCTTGCAGTATCTCATGTCAACAACGAACAGTTGAAATCCCTATGAGTGACGGAGTGAAATTAAAAGCAGAACTTTGGCTTCCCAGTGCTTTAGGTTCTTACCCAGTGCTCCTTGAACGCACACCATATAATCGACGAGATGTAATTAAAATGCATAAACATTTGGTTGATAGCGGGTATGCCGTTCTGGTTCAGAATTTACGAGGGATAGGAGGCTCGGAAGGTTCCTGGGAAGTCTTTGGAAATGATAGCTGGGGAGGACCAGGAAGACAAGATGGGATAGATACCGTTAATTGGATAAAAAAGCGAAGATGGTGTAATGGCAAAATAGGGCTGTTGGGGTTTTCTGCTTCTGCTATATCAGCCCAATTACTTCTTTCAGCAGAACCCGAAGGTGTCCAATGTGCCTATCTTGTGGCAGGTTCAGATAATTTTTATGAAAGTATATTTCCTTATGGTTGCTACCGTAAAAACACAATAGAAGAATGGCCTCCTGCCCGTGAGTATTTGCCCGAAATTATAAAGCATCCTTCTTATGATGAATTTTGGGAGCGTAGAGATGCTCGTGCAAGAGCAGATAGGGTTAAAGTTCCAGTATACATTGTCGGCGGGTGGTATGACCTTTTTCAAAGAAGTTCCACCGAATTCTTCAGACTATTAAATACCAATGCTTCTTCCCCCACGTATGGAAAATGCAAACTGGTAATGCAGGCATTATCTCATGCTGCAACTCCAGGGGAACTGGTTATTGAGGACAGACAGAAAATAAACATTGATGAAAAAATGGGTAGTATGAAAGATTGGTTTGATTACTGGTTAAAAGGTGTAGACAATGGTCTGTATGTTAAACCATCGGTCGCTCTATTCGTCGTTGCTGACAATCAAAATCCGGGGGAAATAGGTAACACATGGCAATTCTATAATAACTTGCCATGGAGTTCTAACCCCATAACTCTGTATCTGCACCCAGAAGGTGTCCTTTTATTAAACGCAGTCGATGTAGAGGAAAGCTTTTCTACATATATATATGACCCCAATGACCCTACCCC encodes:
- a CDS encoding CocE/NonD family hydrolase, with the protein product MFRRTSVSLIFFLIFLSVSCSISCQQRTVEIPMSDGVKLKAELWLPSALGSYPVLLERTPYNRRDVIKMHKHLVDSGYAVLVQNLRGIGGSEGSWEVFGNDSWGGPGRQDGIDTVNWIKKRRWCNGKIGLLGFSASAISAQLLLSAEPEGVQCAYLVAGSDNFYESIFPYGCYRKNTIEEWPPAREYLPEIIKHPSYDEFWERRDARARADRVKVPVYIVGGWYDLFQRSSTEFFRLLNTNASSPTYGKCKLVMQALSHAATPGELVIEDRQKINIDEKMGSMKDWFDYWLKGVDNGLYVKPSVALFVVADNQNPGEIGNTWQFYNNLPWSSNPITLYLHPEGVLLLNAVDVEESFSTYIYDPNDPTPSKGGNNLMPPSGPYDQREIEQRKDILIFTSPPLKTHLTLMGPIKVYLYASTDVKDTDFGARFCDVYPDGRSMLMNEGMVKARYRKDIRTENFIKPGQIYEYEIDLWDTALVLPPEHRIRITIISASNPRYEPNPNTGEPFRQHTQFIKATNNIYHSKIYPSRVILPRTAPETFDIF